A stretch of the Ornithodoros turicata isolate Travis chromosome 4, ASM3712646v1, whole genome shotgun sequence genome encodes the following:
- the LOC135392461 gene encoding putative nuclease HARBI1, giving the protein MREDTFKSHFRLHRSTVEKMATLLAPALESATIHPGRPTIPAMKQLLVVIWSLANLESFRSVGDRFGVAKSTVFHCVRRVGSALLDMARLFVAWPSNCHDALPIVLGFQGKSRFPKVLGAIDGSHIEITAPKENASSYVNRKGFHSVVLQAVCDHEMRFLHCSVGEAGSVHDARVLRRSEVYGMLNSDHFPLDSYLVGDAAYPIGPHLLMPYRDNGHLIAKERRYNVHLSRARVTIERAFGLLKGRFRRLFRVETRRPDIIVTIIIVACIFHNACLMWGDTFEEPPVADRQDETSVPEDESPADVRRIGIQKREDIANSL; this is encoded by the exons ATGAGGGAAGACACCTTCAAGTCGCACTTTCGACTCCACAGGTCAACTGTAGAAAAGATGGCAACGCTGTTGGCCCCAGCATTAGAATCGGCAACTATTCACCCCGGACGGCCCACGATTCCCGCCATGAAGCAGCTTCTTGTTGTTATCTGGTCGCTGGCGAATTTGGAATCCTTTAG GAGTGTTGGGGACCGCTTCGGTGTTGCAAAGTCTACGGTCTTCCATTGCGTTCGGAGGGTTGGTTCGGCTCTATTGGACATGGCACGTCTCTTCGTTGCCTGGCCTAGCAACTGTCACGATGCGTTACCCATAGTACTTGGCTTCCAGGGTAAATCTCGGTTTCCTAAGGTCCTGGGAGCAATTGACGGGTCGCATATAGAAATTACTGCACCTAAGGAGAACGCTTCCTCATACGTCAACAGGAAGGGTTTTCACTCTGTGGTGCTACAGGCAGTTTGTGATCATGAGATGCGGTTCCTGCACTGTTCAGTTGGTGAGGCAGGCTCAGTCCATGATGCACGCGTGCTTCGCCGTTCTGAGGTCTATGGAATGCTCAACTCAGATCACTTCCCACTTGACAGTTATCTAGTGGGAGATGCTGCCTATCCCATTGGCCCACATCTCTTGATGCCATACAGAGACAATGGTCACTTGATAGCCAAGGAAAGGAGGTACAATGTGCATCTTTCAAGGGCAAGGGTAACTATCGAGAGGGCATTCGGACTGCTGAAGGGTCGGTTCCGAAGGCTCTTTCGTGTGGAAACCCGACGACCAGACATAATTGTCACCATCATCATTGTGGCATGTATTTTTCATAATGCTTGCCTGATGTGGGGTGATACATTTGAGGAACCACCAGTTGCTGATAGGCAGGATGAGACGAGTGTCCCAGAGGACGAAAGCCCTGCCGACGTAAGGAGGATTGGCATTCAGAAACGCGAGGATATTGCAAATTCCTTGTAA